TGCTGGAATGTCACATTTGCTTTTGGATGTAGACGATATTGGCCCTGTCTTCAATCAAGCGGGTCGCAAGCGTGTGCCGCGGGGATAGAATTCAGAGGTAGGACAACTTTGCCGCCTTCAACAACGGCTTCCACACGCGATCTCGAAAATTGTTCGAGTGAATCATGGATCCGCTTGGCGTGGTGAAGAGCTATCCATCATGGGTCCGGCCATTCAACATCGCTTCCGCTTTTTTGAATCACCAAATAATCCTTTAAGACGGTTATCAGATCTTGCGACAAGTCCACCTTGCGTTTTTGCCGACTTTTCGGCGTGTTCGACAACTGTCCGGCTGTAAAATTTCGGTTTTGTGGTTGAGGTGAAGAGCTATGATTGGATCAGAGGAGAAGGCACTAGGAAGAGCATGGGGTTACCTTCAAAGACCGGGAATGAAGCACGTTTGCAAGTTTGTAAACGCTTTTTGTTTTATTTTAATTGATAAAAAGACCACCAGGCTTATTAGACCTTTCCCTCACTCCAAAATTGCAGACCCCCTATCCCTCTTAGCTGAATTAAGATGGAAATTGCCTTTAAAAATTATTTTGGTTAATTGAACTTTTCCTTTTTTTGTGACATCCAAAAGATAGAGCGCCTACCAGATTTGGAAGAATACTTATTGACCCTCCCCATAGAAAAAACCAAGAGCAAAAAATCTAATGTCATAAGTGTCCGAAAGAGACCTGAAGAGGGTCGATTACAGACCAAGAGCGGCAAAGATAGGCAAAGCAGCTAGAATGGGAAAACACAATACAGGATATGGGATCGCCAGTCTTCCAACAACTTAGACAATCCCCTTTGCCCGATTCCAAACAAGTAAGTTTTCAGTTGTTCTTTTTCATTGATCTGGCTAGGATAGTCTTACCTCCCGTTTGGTCTGACAGGGTATGATTCGAGTATCCCTCATTGTGCTTTTGGTTTTAGCTGGCCTCTCCCATGAGGTTAGGTCTGAGAATCCGTCTCCGGCTACGCTTCTGAATGGAATCGTCAAAATTCAGGCACAGAATTATCTGACGGGTTCCTCGAAACAGGGGAGTGGCATCATTGTGCAGGTCGATCAAGATGGAGTGGTAATTCTCACGGCGTCGCATGTGGTCACCGGGGATCCTCATCCCCGCATTGAATTTTACCAGCATGCGGGAAGGATTCATGAGTCGACCGTAGTGCCAGGATCCGAATTGGACAATGAGCAGGATGGGTTGGCCTTGCTGCGGGTGTCCCCTTCCGACCGGGTACCGTTTGATATTCAGGTCTTGCCTCTCTCACCCTCCAGTGGTGACCTTGTCACAGGAGAAGCGGTCTCGGTCTTGAGTCTCCCGCGAGGGGTGAATGATTGGACGGTATTACACGGGAGTCTTGTAGCACGGCGTGGGCGGGAAATAATAGTTGATGTACGGGGATCAGAAGGGTCATCCGGCGGGGCTATTGTGCGGGGCGGAAAAATGATCGGCGTGGTTCAGCGACTTGATGAATTTTTGCGGGGGAATTCTGCACAAAGTGTGCAGGATTTTCTGGTGGGGTTGGGAATCCGTGTGGTGATTCAAATGCTTCCCCCAACCATGACCGGTGCAGATGGTGCACCGATGATCCTGGTGCCGGGTGGGGAATTTGTGATGGGATCGGACGATCGTTCCTTCTCAGGTGTTTCGCCCGCCCATCGAGTGTATCTGGATGCCTTTTATATGGACCAGTTTGAAGTGACGACGGCACGCTATCACCAATTTATGGAAAAAACTGGCCATGCTCCCCCCCATGATAGATATTGGAAAGTTGGGGGGATTTTGGGGGTTGGAAAGGTTGCTGCCTCAGAAAAATATCCCCAGCTCCCAGTTGTAAATGTCACATGGGAAGAGGCGGATCAATATTGTCGGTGGGCGGGAAAACGCTTGCCCACCGAAGCGGAATGGGAAAAAGCCGCTCGTGGCAATGATGGACGAGCCTATCCTTGGGGCAATGAACCACTGTCTGCGGAACGAACAAGTAAATTTTTATCGTATGGAGATAGCCCTAATCATTATGAATGGATGAAACCAATTGGCAGTTATCCTGGAGGCAAAAGTCCCTATGGAATCGATGATCTGGCTGGAAGTGTGAGGGAATGGGTCGCAGATTGGTTTGATGAGCTATATTATGCGGAGAGTCCGAGAAGTAATCCCCAAGGTCCGCTTGTCGGGCGTGCTGGGACATTTTCTAGCGGCCATGACAAAGTAGTACGTGGTGGAGATCGTGCTTATGACTTTACGTTCCTTTCTGTGTATCGCCAATATGCCCATGTTAGTCATGGTTTTAGATGGGACATCGGGTTTCGCTGTGCCCAGAATCCCTCCTAACCCTTTGGTATTTGGTTTTTTACCCTTTTCCTGTAGACAAAATTGGCGCAGTTTTTAAATCCCTTCCTACGCTGATGACCCGACTTCAATTTTTTGGGGTTGAATTGGTGTATTTGTTTTGGGGGAAAAAATTAATTTGGTTTAAGAAAGGACAAAATTAGGTTGCGGCTGGGCTGCGGAGGTTTCGGACAGATGTCCCTCTTTGCCCCTTACTAAAATTCGAAACCCGTCACTCACCCCATTTTCTCATCTGCACGTGAACTGGCCACCTTTAACAACCATTCACAAAGCCATGATCCCACCTTATTTTCTCAAGCCTGTATCCACTTTGGGCTGTCGACATACATCTAGTGATCCCTCTCCTGGCAAAAAAACGAGATTCCCTCTCGAAATTTCAGCCTTTCTTGCGTCAAGATTACTGCCCAGAAGGGTAGCTATCGATCGGCATCATCAAGTGGGCATAGGGGGTATCCGCCCACATGACCCAAGGACCGCCGGATTTTGAATTAGTGGGGAATGCCTTTAAAAGTGCTTGATCGGGGAGGAGCATCATCATATGGGCTTCTAACCCCTCGACCCAGTCATCGCCTGGCTTGGGCTGGGTTGCAAAGGGATCCGTATTGCTCACAGCAGTATCCCCTTGAAGCATATATGCGATTCCTACCCCCGTATACGTGGGATTCTTCTTATTAGTTAAAGCCTCCAGAAGGTTAAGCCATGGATCATTCACACACCAAGGGTCATTTCCGGGTGTGTCTGGATTATCCGGGAGACACGTCCATCCATTCGTTCCTTCTCGCAAAACGTTCATCTTCCAATCCTTAATGGTGGCATTTTTGGAAATGGAGGCGGGAGCAGCGCTTTCAGCGCTAGCGATGCCGGTGGATTCTTCCGCAAGTGATAGGCCAGGTATAAAGAAAATGAAACAGAGTGGGAGAGAGCATAAATACTTCATGAGAACCTCCTGGGTGGATTCGGACCATGAGTTGTTAATGAAATGACCTCCTCTACCAAGCATTTGGAAGCTACTGTTGACCAATAGTTTATTATTGAGCCAACCCTACTGTAGCTCGCCCAGCATAAGATAAAAGCCCCGTACCTGTCTCCACCATTCTTTGGGTTGCGAACGTTGCGAGCGGGTGTCCCTATTTTGCCCTTCCTGTCCGCCATGACCTGGCTAATATCC
Above is a window of Candidatus Nitrospira neomarina DNA encoding:
- a CDS encoding SUMF1/EgtB/PvdO family nonheme iron enzyme gives rise to the protein MIRVSLIVLLVLAGLSHEVRSENPSPATLLNGIVKIQAQNYLTGSSKQGSGIIVQVDQDGVVILTASHVVTGDPHPRIEFYQHAGRIHESTVVPGSELDNEQDGLALLRVSPSDRVPFDIQVLPLSPSSGDLVTGEAVSVLSLPRGVNDWTVLHGSLVARRGREIIVDVRGSEGSSGGAIVRGGKMIGVVQRLDEFLRGNSAQSVQDFLVGLGIRVVIQMLPPTMTGADGAPMILVPGGEFVMGSDDRSFSGVSPAHRVYLDAFYMDQFEVTTARYHQFMEKTGHAPPHDRYWKVGGILGVGKVAASEKYPQLPVVNVTWEEADQYCRWAGKRLPTEAEWEKAARGNDGRAYPWGNEPLSAERTSKFLSYGDSPNHYEWMKPIGSYPGGKSPYGIDDLAGSVREWVADWFDELYYAESPRSNPQGPLVGRAGTFSSGHDKVVRGGDRAYDFTFLSVYRQYAHVSHGFRWDIGFRCAQNPS